The Quercus lobata isolate SW786 chromosome 4, ValleyOak3.0 Primary Assembly, whole genome shotgun sequence genome segment TGGTAACAATATTTGTATAAAATCTGTAGATTAGGAATTCTAAAAACATGGGAGGAAAATCAATATATGTCCACtaatgtcttttttctttttctttttgcttttcctttttttttttttggtatttgttgaTTTGATCGCGGCATCACACTTATGTTAACAATTTATGCTTATGGCCGAAGGTTGCTATTTTAAGTGTGAACAATAAACGTTACCCAACTATCATattcaaatcattttttgtttggtttaaaaaaaaaaaaaaaaatatatatatatatatatatatatattttatcatccAAATGGAGTCTACCTGATAAAATTCCCTTTACTCCAAGCCTGTAgacatttttgtttatatggATTGGAGTCGTGATTTGATTATTTATAATTAGTGGGTGAATGGTTTTTCATCACCATCTTTTGCATGGTGATCAAGTATGTAAAGGGATCAACAAGTACACCAATGTCAATAATTCCATGGTAGGGAGACTGGTTAGCAAAAAATGAAAGTTTGCACGCCTAATTACTAGGTGCTGATTTAGACCCCCCAACTTTTAATTACGGCGTAATCAATTCTAAGCTTATCACAATTAATGTGAAATTTATGTGATTAACCAATTAACCAAGCACGCTACTATTAATTTGCAAGGATAAACATAATTGAACAATGCCATAATGCAAAGGGCAATAGGTAAAGAGAGAGCAAACCAAAGATAACACCCAATACTAGAGAACTGGGTGCAAAAATCTTTCTTTGTGCCTTGAAGTAGGAAATGATCAACTAGCAAATAAGTTGGATTACATGAATACACAAAGACCCTCGAAGCCTAAGCTACTCAATATACTCAAGCCCTTCATGCTCTAATTACCAATGGACTTCTTGAAAACTTGTCTTCAACGAGCTTTTCGGATCCTGTAACACTGCCTAGTTGCACCACTAAGCCTTACCGGTTGAAAATGTGATCAAactccaatgcttcccaaatgTCCCAGCAACAAGCAAAAATCTAAGTGGCGAGGGTTAGAATCTCCTCTCATGGATATGTAATTGTAAattgggagagggaaggagatgAGGTTATAAAGATTTTCCTCTTAAGTGAATGGTGGTACTCTCTCAAGGTGggtgttttttgtttataaaacccttaatctCTGCCAACAATTTTGAGGAAAATGCAGGTATTTATAGAGGAAAAAGAATCTCAACTTATTCTAAAAATATGAACTGTCCAGAGGCACTTGCGAGCACTCCAACTCTGATTGAGTTTTGAACTTCCTCAAGTGCTCATCACTTGCAAACTTGAGGGTGCTGTAGTCACAACCCACCATCGAGTCAGTTCTGAGTTCCATTGATTTAGCATGGCTTCTCTAACTCTGAGACCATACACTAAAACtccacaaaatacaagaaaataaaagcatgaaattacaataaatttggcacagaataatgCCATTAAAACACCTATGGAAATTCACAACTtaataaaacagaattgataaagtCCTTTCCTTTGAGCTTTAAACTCAAATTTGCAATCATGAAAATCTTGAATTAGCTTGCCAGTAGGTTCCTTTATCTGAAAATCTCAATATAATAGTGAGATTAATAAAGATTCATTAGTGAAGGATTATAAGgaaaacaaatcaagaaaatagCAGGGCAAAGCAAACTTCCACATAATTAAACAATATACATCCTGATTCAATCAAAGTATGCCACAAAAAAGTCTCAGCCAATCAATTGAATATTTGGAGCATAATGGGCATCATTTGTATAGGAActtgtatgtatatataatcaAAGCTCTCGTGAGATCAATATTTACTAATAGATTTAATAATCAACAATTCATATCTATTCGTGGAAATAGAATTCCAATACCTTTATTGATATGGCAcattagttttgtatttttttttttaataatcaagaCACattagttataaaaataaaaaatacttcgGATTCTAAATCACATTTAGACTAGGCATTTGCTATcctaagaaaaataacaaataaataaataaaaccctaaaaagaCAAAGCCTCTCAGTTCTTTCTTATCATATAATAAATGGCTAGCGTTAAGGGattaagaaatgaaaattaatgtgaggagagagagagagtgcgcTCATTAAACTCTTCAATAAGGGTGTAAAAAcgaaaattcaataaatgagCTCTTTAGTGCATTCCCAAGAGTTTctatatcaaaattatattttcaccTATTTATAAACACAAGTATTTTCAATTAGTGATGCCAATTCCATATATTCATTCTACAACTGAAGAAGACTAACACTTCAAGAATAAGTGTGAATGGAAGGCTACAAACAATTTGTTGTGAAGGTTTTTATGGTCGTATTGATGGCATTCTTAGTTTTTATCAGAAGCACACAAGGGCAACCAATATGTTGCTATCGTGACCCATGTTGCTGCAACTCTTGTGGCGGGCCTCATCCTTCTCATATACACCCCAATTGAAATTTGCAAAACCATATAAAATGTATGAGTAAAGCAACGAATGAAATATGTGAGTAAAGTAAGAATAACATAtgaaatatttaacttttggttgatttgcttcatgtctctctctctctctctctctctctctctctctctctctctctctctctctctctatatatatatatatatatatatatatatcagaagCTTAAAGATACTTACACGATAGCATGGTACAAACATTAAACACCCCAATACCAAATTTCCACATGATTATACAATATACATCCCTGTTCTCACTCGAAGTATGCCACAAAAAGTCTTAGTTAATCAGTTGAATCTTTTgagtataaataaattatctGTTAGGCATCACCTATATAGGAACTAGTAAGTATGTATATGTAATCAAAGCTCTCGTGAGATTAATATTTACTAATAGATTCAACAATCAACAATTCCCCTTTATTCTTGCAAATAGAATTTTATATCTTTATTGTCAAGgcacattagttttttttttttttataatcatgGCACATaagttatataaaataaataaataaacttggATTTTTAAATCAcgtttgattgttaaatgttatcatactacatcataaaaaatagtatataagaatataatggtATTCTATTACATATGACGACTTgattaatttggtgtttattgctatgtattttattttttctctttttcttctcatctttttttattcaacatttaaatttagtcATATCATCTATATCATTAAAAAGCTATGTATACCATCTATTGTTGCTACACCCCAGTTGAGTATATCAGTGATCATgtcattattctttttctttacaatttttgttatgattttttcaacatttactcatttaagGTGAAttaaaaactccattatttaacaatcaaaatatcatatcttttaaattatattcttatTATTCATTTTCCAACAATTATTGTTAcaatttctccaacctttctccctcccttttaccttttcatctccccactactatctactttaatatcactcttcctctATCCATTTATCTTCCTTTTTATGACTCTAACTAATCTCATCCTCTCTATTCTTGCAAATAGAATATGAATACTTTATTGTCAAGTCAcattagtttagtttagttttttttttttttagccaaggCACATAagttatataaagaaaaaaatacttaGGTTTCTAAATCAAATTTAGACCGTGCATCTGctatcctaaaaaataaaaaataaataaaaaaagaacaaataaattaataaaaccataaaaaagacaaaacctCCCATTTCTTTCTTATCATATATGAACGACTAATGTTAATGGATTAAGAAATGACAATTTATgtggagagagaggaaatgtTCATTAGACTATTCAATAAGggtggaaaaatgaaaatttaataaatgagcTCTTTGGTGTGTTCCCAAGAGTTTccatatcaaaattattttttcacctATTTATGAACACAATTATTTTCAATTAGTGGTGCCAATTCCATatttttctatcaaaaattATATACCTTTCATTCTACAACTGAAGACAACTAACACTTGCTATCTGAAGAATTTTAAGAGCAAGTGTTAATGGAAGGctacaaacaattttttgtgAAGAATTTTATGATCGTATTGATGGCATTCTTAACTTTTGTCAAAAGCAGACAAGGGCAACCAATTTGTTGCTTTCGTGACCCTTGTTGCTATAAAGTTTGTGTTAGTAACCATACACTATTGAAATTtgcataaacatataaaatgtaTGAGTGAAGTATGAATTACATATGAAATAGATGAGTAAagtattttaaacttttttttttagagtttcaacctatggcatctactcttgataatagctcttatcatcaaatcaagacacaaatcagtttttggtgtaggtggggattgaaccacaaatctcttatacaaccatcagagactttacttgTTGAGCTAaatgaaaccctaaaaaaaaaaatttattttaaactatggTTGATTTGCTTCATTTTTTGTATGTTTCCATATacacatactctctctctctctctctctctctctctctctctctcttctatatatatatatatatatatattctctttttaaagaaattaaacgCTCAAAGATACTTAAATGATAGCATGATACAAACATGAAATGCCACAATAGCAAAGGTTGTTGATGCAACAAACTTCTCAAATGATGAATTTTAGACCTTCAACtgagcaaaaataaaaattgggatttaatgaaaatgcattttcttttaaattaagcgttaacttttttttttggggggggggggttatttTATGGTCTTTAAATCGATTAGAAGTTGCTTCTGGATGAAACACAGTGATGGAGCTACACTATGGCTTGGGGGCCTTGGCTTTTGCTTACACTATGACTGTGTTTCTTCACAACTTTGTTCATACTAACAAAAAAATGGATCCAACTtcatatatattgataaaaaaaaaaaaaaaaaaaaaaaaaaaaaaaaaaaaaaaccctaactccatcaaacaaaaacaacaatggTGCAGTATTCATAACTaatattcattttcttcttttcattagAATGTAAACTTCAATAATTATTACTTTAAAGCAGATATATTTTCAATTCTCAACTAGTATATAATCATACAACTGCACTTCTTAAGttagtatatataaaattgaagatGTTTGACTTTTTATTGACTTTTTCAAATTAGGACACATCAACTTTGAAGGCTTTACAATTTTCACTTcagtgttattttttttatttaatttattttaattctttatttttctgctcaactcttttttcttctcattgaCTGCTTCAATGCCACAAATTGTTCAAACTTAAAATAACCCAAGGTCATCACCAATGACCGATAAACACCACCAATGCCTCCACCACTACAATAGTCACTGTTATCAGCAGAAAGAGGGGGCATTGTAGATATCGATGACACTCATGAATCTCTGCATATAGGAAAGAAAAGCAAGGAATCTAAGctaaaaacattaaaagcataaataaaatagaagcaaaacaaaaagaatctGAACTAAGAACATAAAAATTTCTAGTGTAGGGGTAAGAATaactcaaaatattttaataaattcaaaaggaaaaaaaaaaacaaaaaaaaacaaaaaaacaaaaaaccaaaacatgGAGGCTAAAGTTGAAGTGAACATGAAGGTTGCCTTCGAGTTCATAACAGATTGTCATCTGACTCatcttatatattttcttaagtAAATGTGGGTGGTTGTcatcttttatcttttcttaTGCACATGCTTGACAAATGAATTagttaaaataactttttagatcaaatttgactaaaatccCAACAAGGCTGATGTGAATTTTCTAAGTCTATACCCAACTTTTTAATAGAATATTCTTTTCCAAAATGGGAAAAAATATCCTACTCAAATTATGGACAATTGGATACTTCTTTCCTTTGAGTTTTATAGACCCGTAACATTTTCAAGCAATGGACAACATGAACTATAAACTCATACACATAGCGCAGGCGTCACATGTGCTTACAGGGCGCCTAATTAAAGTTGATGTACTGACAGCCGCCAAGGTTCTTTGCTATGGACCTCGATGGTCTTGACCACGTCTCAAGGAGTATGTCCTTGTGGTCTCATTTGGGTGCGACAATGGGGGGGTCATTGACACCTAGGTGGTGAACAATGGTTGTCATCGTGTGTGTGGGTTTGAATTGATGGACTAGAAAGGAAAATCTAACTGTAGAAGCCTGTTTGGTAGGTCATTTTAAGCAATTTTTAGAGTATTTTAAACACATtaacacactttttcacccacacgtatatcaaaaacacccaaacaaTATTATTCAACATTAAGTTTTgtgtataaattaaaataattatttaatgaaattccaagaagaagaaaaaatttgttgaaggaTGTATTTCAAAATAGCTTAGTTCaaacagaaaaaagttttttgacttaaatttttaaaagtttgtcCACAATGCTCTTATAAAATATTCCAACTGAGAAGGTATTTGTATTTGATGaatcgatatatatatatatatatatatatatatatatatatggaatgcCTCTCTTACTTAGGCCCCATTTAGTTGGGATGATGGAAAAATGGGAGAAGAAAATGGGAAGGATTTTGAATAGTGCCATTTGGTGGGGGTATGTGATTTTGGTAGGGCTTATTTATCTTCTCCTCAAACCCACCATTTTGGAGTGTTTTGTTTTCTCCCCACATTGAGGAGAAAATAGATGAGAAAGAGGGGCTTAGATGGGAATTTACCCTTATGCTCCTCATCTTCCCTTgcattagtttctttttttttttttttgcaatgctaatatttatttttccccatTAACATTAGGtattttttctaattaactattaatttttaatgtaataGGGGCattagagtaaatttataaatacaaCTTTCTATCATCTCATTATCTTCATAACCAAATAAAAGAACTATTTCATCCTTCCACTTTCTCACCCCTAATTACACGTATGTGAggaaaattaaatctttttatCCCCAACCAAACGAAGCCTTAAGGGTGGAATCCACCCTATGTGTAGGGCCGGCCCAACATAATTTAAGTCTAAGGcgatatatatatgcatataccTGAAAGAATCAAGTTTATTTGTCAATGGTTACACTTGTTTGTGAACTGTGGGTAGTGTGGTCCCTATGAATTTGTTGGGAATCTGGTTTTGCATGTGCTATATATGGTTCTTTGGCCGTGTGTTGTCTCTTTTGGCTTGTTGTCGTTTTCAGCATGTCAATATGTAAACAAACTACTTATTTTAAACAAACTACTAAATTTAAACAAACTACTTAATTAAAACAACCTACTTATTTTAATTGCAAATGGTTGACTTCACATTTGACATTGAAATTCATGTTGGGGGTGTTTTGTGGAGGACCCAACCCTTAAATATGTGGGTGGGTCTGTACATACATTGATAGAGATTGACCCTGATAAGTTAAGTTTCTTTGAAATTCGAGATTTATGCCATCTAGTTGGTGCTCCTAAAAAACACAATAGATATAGGTATTTACTTCCTGAAGGTAATGTAGAGGATGATATAAGGGACATAAAAACAGATGTAGATGTGGTGAAAATAACTACCCTTCATAAGGCATGGCCAGCTAACAAAATCATAATCTATACTGACATAGATGTGAAGCTACTAGCAGTTGGGTATCCTGATGGAGGGGGGAGTGGCAGATGATGGTGTAGGTGGTGATGGAGGGAGGGATGAAATAGATGTGGAGTGATTATGATGAAGTTGTATtggaggaggaagaagaagatgatgagaatGTTGAGGATGTTGAGAATGTTGGTGATAAAGTTGAAGAGCAGGATTCTAAGGTTGGTGCAAGGGTTGAAGAATAGAATGTTGAAGgagataatgatgatgattggCTATATGAAGGCCTAGAGGGGGATGACTTTAGTGATGACATATTTGCTACTCCAAACTCAGCTCCACAAGGTTTTGCTCCAAAATCAAGTGATGTTCCCAATATAGCCCCAGAATCAAGCAATGCACCCCATGCAGACCTGAGTGGGCTAAGCCAGCTCTTGAAGATGACCTGGTAAGCATGGATGGGTCTAATGATGAGCAGGTACCTGAGCAGCCAGAGTTTAATGCTAAAAGtgacatgaaaaatgttgtactAAAGAAGGAGATGAAGTTTCCTAATACAAAGGTATTCAGAGTTGCTTTGAGGAAGTATgcaattaaaaaacctattgacatcaaattcaAGTTTAATGAGAGAACCAAGATATCAGTTCACTGTAAGAATGAGTGTGGGTGGAGATGTTATGCATCTCAAATAAGTGGAGAGCTAACATTTCATATTAAGACCTTGACAAATGACTATTCTTGCCCCAAGTCTTTTAAAAATAGCCAAGCAACATCAGTTTATGTTGCTAAAAGGTTCATTgaggattttagcaaaaatccAAAATGGAAGGTGAGTGGTGTACACAACCATGTGATGCAAAATTTATTTGTTGACCTAAGTGTAAACCAAGTGTATAGGTCAAAGAGAAAGTCAAAGGATTTGATCAATGAAGATAAGCAACTGCAATATGTTGTCCTTTGGGAATATGCACAAATGATAAACACTGTAGACAAGGGGAGTAGGGTTATACTACAGACAGAAATGGCTGATGAGACTTCCCAGCCAAAATTTAGGAGGATGTATGTTAGGTTCAATGCTCAGAAGTTAGGATTTTTAATTGGATATAGGCCATTTATAGGTTTAGATGGTTGTCACATAAAGCACAGATTTGGAGGGCAAATCTTATCTGCCACTACCAAGGATGCAAATGACAACATTTTTCCAGTAGCCATGGTTGTTATGGAACAAGAAAATAAGGAGTCTTGGATatggtttttggaaatttttgctgATGATATAGGGAGGCCAGAGGAGCTTCAGTTGGTCTTCATTTCTGATAGGCAAAAGGTATGCAAGTTTTGTTCAATTACACATGAACtaacatgttttgtttgtttatttggttaTTTGCAGGGGCTTATACCTGCAATAGAGACACTATTCCCTACTGTGGAGCATAGATACTGTGTGAAACATATCTACAACAACTTCAAAGTAGATCACAAGGGATTGGAGCTAAAGGATGCACTGTGGAGGTGTGCTGCTACCACAACAGTAAGAGAGTTTGAGAGATGCATGCAGCACGTAAAGGATTTGGATGAAAAGGCATATGAGTATCTTACAAACATTGCACCTGCACAGTGGACAATGTCACACTTCACTCCTAGGGCCTTAACAGATTGTTTGGTAAATAACTTGAGTAAGTCTTTTAACTCAATGACATTAAAGTCTAGGGACAAGCCTATCTTAGCAATGTTGGAGTAGATTAAGGTTAGACTTATGACTAGGCTTTACACAAAAAGGGAAGGGATACAAAAGTATGTTGGAAAGTTGTGTCCAAGCATACAAGATAAGTTGGAGAAATTGAAGGTTGAAAGCAAGCCATTTAGTTCTACCCCAGCTGACAATTTTCTTTATGAGGTAGCTAGTCAGCATGAGAGGCATGTAGTTGATCTTGTCAAGAAGACATGCAGCTGTAGGTATTAGGACTTAAATTGCATTCCATGCAAACATGCCATAAATGCCATTTATACAAACATTGAGACACCAGAAACCTACACCCACCCATACTACCACAAAGAAACTTACACGGAGATATACAAGGAGGTACTTCTTCCCATGCTTGGCCAGTCAGAATGGGCTAAGACTAGACAACCTGCTTCTCTAGCACCTCACATATACAAACCACCAAGCAGGCCACCCATGCAAAGAAAGAAGGCTCCTGATGAGCCTAGGAACCCTTACAAAGCAAGTAGGCTGAATAGACCTATAAGGTATGGGAAATGCAAAAAGGAAGGGCATAACTCAAGAGGGTGCAAGGCTGGCATCACTAGGGAGACACCATGGTAGAGGAGACAGAGGCttgaaagagaaaaagctgTAAGTAATTGAGAtgtaaatggcaaaaaaaaaaaaaaaaaaaaacttgtttttaaactTACAAAGATATTAATGTACTGAAACTTGGTTTTGTTACAGGTAAGGGGTGGGGTGCCTGCACCTAGTACCAGATCTGGATCTGCACCTCAGGCTGCACCCCAGCCACCATCCTAGCAGCCTACCCAGACTTACAACATGAGGTCTGCCACTCAGCGTTCATCCTCATAGCAAGGAAATCAAGCTTCACAGTAAGGAAATCAAGCTAGGCCATCTCACATGAGAGTAGAATGGTTCTCTTTCTCACAGCCAGAGTTTCACACACCTAGGGAGACCTGGGATACCCTACCAAGTTCTTCACCGGTAACTTAATTGAGTTACCTCTTTCCTAGATGGTTGTGTAGACTGAgatattttttaacaagtggatctattttttattttgtagcctTCACCTGCAAATAAAAGCACTGGTGGTGTGAGGACTAGAGAATAGCTTGCTGCACAAAGGCCACCAAAAATGAATTCAGTGGGTGGAAAGAGTAAAGGCAAGAAATGAAGCTAGTGGGTATGCATGCCAGTATTGGGAGTAAAGCTAGTGGAAACATGTGGGCCTACAGCTAGTGTTTTTTGTGAAGACCATTGTTGGCTTTTTGTAATTATcaattagtgtaaaaaaaaaaaatcacctttttgtaattatcatacatatacatatatatatatatatatatatatatgtagccGACCTTGGAATgtgcttttttgtaatttactAAAAGTTAAGTTACAATACATTTCAGGTTGTTATTATACACTCCAGGTTGTTATTATGGTCTGAAATTCTGTGGTATTATGGTATGGAAGTTGTGGTATTTATTCAATTCAGTTTGTATGGAACATTATTTGTCCAAAACAATTTGTATGgaacataattttttcaaaCCAAATTATATGGAAGTTTTATTATTGCTACTACAGATTATGTCCAAGTAAATTTTTCCAATATAGAGTGTATGAAAGTTGTTATTGTGAaatggttgttatggtatgTGCAGGTAACTGTATGGAACATTATTTGTCCAAACTGGATTATatggaaatttatttattgctactacAGATTGTGTCCAAGTAGATTTTTTCAATATAGAGTGTCTGGAAGTTGTTATTGtggaatggttgttatggtatgTGTAGGTCATTGATAATGGACCAATACTTCTTTCATTATATGCTTAGAGACTAGTGCATGACCAATACTTCTTTCATTGAATAGTTGGTATGGTATGCACAAAACAATTCTCAATAATTGACTAATTCTTTGTTCATTGACACATCAAAACATTACATCAGTAGGCTAGTGCTATTACAATGCAAATTCAATAACACCATTGCCATAACTATCTCTACTAACCAATTAACTACTTTAGGGCAACAACCTAGGTTTCTTCACTCCAGAGAACTCAATTGAgccaaaacacaacaacaacaacataacAATAGCAAAAAAGATCCATGACAAAATGCATGCAAACTTCCACATTCTCTGCTTCTCTTCAGCAAACATGGCCTTTTCCTTAGCTTTTGCACAGACAGCTCGagcctttctctccctctccttggCTTTGGCTTCCTCTTCAAGAGCCTTCTCTGCCATTTGCCTAACTTCTTCTACCATTTCCAGAGCAGTCCTTTCCCTCTCATTGGCAAGTTGGAGAGAGCACTCTGAAGCCTAAACATCCTCCCTAGAGTCAAAGGTGCAGTTTCATTCCCACGAGGACAGGTTGGGTTatcaagccaaaaaaagaaaggacacTTAGGACCAACCTTATAATGGCTACGACCCAAGAACCTCCTCCGAAAATTGTACAAACtcaaactttttctcaaaaCACAAGTCTGCTCATTGCACATATGCCCACATGAACCCGAGAAATTACCACTTGATGAAGACATATCAACAAAACATGATTCCTAGGTAGCCCAAATTTAGAGTTTCACACAGTAAGTTAGCACTTGaacaaaatctgaaaccctaaatCGAGAACAGACACAAATACCTTGATTTTCTTTACCGAAACTACCTCCCCTAGCATCGATGTTGCAAattttctcccccccccccccagacACTCCAAACCACGAAGAATATGTTGATCTCACCACAGGTCTCTCTCTCGAAAAGTTTCTGAGTTTTGGGTGTTTCCATTCGtgttatgttgtgttttgggGTTAAGAGGCGTTTTTATAATACCTGGGACTGAGGTTGGTTACGGAGATTGATGGAAACATACCTCAAAttggttaagtgatacttttcaaatcacgggtaggcaaagtgattttcgcctaaaccacaggtgggttatgtgtaattacaCCTTACAataaatttggcacagaataatgCCATTAAAACACCTATGGAAATTCACAACTTAACAAAACATAATTGATTAAGCCCTTTCCTTTGAGCTTTAAACTCAAATTTGCAATCACGAAAACCTTGAATTAGCTTGCCAGCAGGTTCCTTTATCTGAAAAACTCAATATAATAGTGAGATTAATAAAGATTCATTAGTGAAGGATTATAAGgaaacaaatcaagaaaataacaG includes the following:
- the LOC115985672 gene encoding uncharacterized protein LOC115985672: MDGSNDEQVPEQPEFNAKSDMKNVVLKKEMKFPNTKVFRVALRKYAIKKPIDIKFKFNERTKISVHCKNECGWRCYASQISGELTFHIKTLTNDYSCPKSFKNSQATSVYVAKRFIEDFSKNPKWKVSGVHNHVMQNLFVDLSVNQVYRSKRKSKDLINEDKQLQYVVLWEYAQMINTVDKGSRVILQTEMADETSQPKFRRMYVRFNAQKLGFLIGYRPFIGLDGCHIKHRFGGQILSATTKDANDNIFPVAMVVMEQENKESWIWFLEIFADDIGRPEELQLVFISDRQKGLIPAIETLFPTVEHRYCVKHIYNNFKVDHKGLELKDALWRCAATTTVREFERCMQHVKDLDEKAYEYLTNIAPAQWTMSHFTPRALTDCLVRGGVPAPSTRSGSAPQAAPQPPS